A single genomic interval of Nostoc commune NIES-4072 harbors:
- a CDS encoding chlorophyll a/b-binding protein has translation MTGFKNPAPIVSEDPNAVRFGFTPQSENWNGRLAMIGFLSAILIEAFSGQGLLHFWGIL, from the coding sequence ATGACAGGTTTTAAGAATCCTGCCCCTATTGTTTCAGAAGATCCTAATGCTGTGCGTTTTGGCTTCACTCCTCAGAGTGAAAACTGGAACGGTCGTCTTGCGATGATTGGTTTTTTATCTGCGATTTTGATTGAAGCTTTTTCTGGTCAAGGCTTACTCCATTTCTGGGGTATCCTCTAA
- a CDS encoding MBL fold metallo-hydrolase, producing the protein MCPIGGALFDGFSRGLTACLVCHCLLIETNQGLVLIDTGFGQRDVKAPLSRLSPFFMNLNRIKFEEKYTAVAAIEQLGLNPRDVRHIVLTHLDFDHAGGLEDFPEATVHVMLSEIEAAKERQGFVSSRRYRPGQWDEVKNWKYYSPGGEPWFGFEAVRNLEGLPPEILLIPLVGHTRGHAGIAIETSEGWLLHAGDAYFYRHEIGSPKRVCTPGLRAYQSFMEVDRKARLSNQDKLRALSLDHSSEVRLFCSHDAIEFKTFADQDNSQLQDNLRSTASN; encoded by the coding sequence ATGTGCCCGATTGGTGGGGCACTCTTCGACGGTTTTAGTCGTGGGCTAACAGCCTGTCTCGTCTGTCACTGTCTGCTTATTGAGACAAATCAGGGACTCGTTCTCATAGATACAGGCTTTGGTCAGCGCGATGTCAAAGCGCCATTATCAAGACTTAGCCCCTTCTTCATGAATTTGAATCGTATCAAGTTTGAAGAAAAATACACGGCGGTTGCAGCTATTGAGCAGCTCGGCTTGAACCCCCGCGATGTCCGCCATATAGTGCTTACTCATCTCGATTTTGACCATGCAGGCGGGTTGGAAGATTTTCCCGAAGCAACTGTGCATGTAATGCTCAGTGAGATTGAAGCAGCCAAAGAACGGCAAGGCTTTGTCTCATCTCGACGTTACCGCCCTGGCCAGTGGGACGAAGTAAAAAATTGGAAGTATTATTCGCCTGGTGGTGAACCTTGGTTCGGCTTTGAGGCAGTACGTAACCTCGAAGGACTACCGCCCGAAATTCTCCTAATACCGCTCGTTGGTCATACACGGGGTCATGCAGGTATCGCTATTGAGACATCCGAAGGTTGGCTCTTACATGCAGGCGATGCTTACTTTTACCGACACGAAATCGGCTCTCCTAAACGAGTTTGCACACCTGGTCTACGTGCCTACCAATCGTTCATGGAGGTAGACCGCAAGGCTCGACTTTCTAATCAAGATAAGTTACGGGCGTTATCGCTCGACCACAGTAGTGAAGTGCGCCTCTTTTGTAGCCATGATGCGATCGAGTTCAAAACCTTCGCTGACCAAGATAATTCGCAATTGCAGGACAATTTGCGCTCAACAGCTTCCAATTAG
- a CDS encoding Precorrin-3B methylase, with translation MANQDAPLTGEALIKEVCRRIRVARSYWDAHNNAACRGERDRAIFLYNTLSKEQKEQIPQVLRVWLRYRSEKYFGAHRTPPKSARKSK, from the coding sequence ATGGCAAACCAGGACGCTCCACTCACAGGAGAAGCGCTAATTAAGGAAGTCTGTCGGCGGATTCGGGTAGCCCGCAGCTATTGGGATGCTCACAATAACGCTGCCTGTCGGGGTGAGCGCGATCGCGCAATCTTCCTTTACAATACACTGAGCAAAGAACAAAAAGAGCAGATTCCGCAGGTGTTGCGGGTATGGCTGCGCTATCGCAGTGAGAAGTATTTTGGCGCACACCGAACACCGCCCAAATCGGCACGAAAATCAAAATAG
- a CDS encoding WD40 repeat domain-containing protein yields the protein MKLLNFLKSKLAITALAMPAAVNYAVNMTVIVIDVHSSGSNPPIVKSTITQPQIHIQLVHTLTGHKKAIFGVPAIVISPDGQTLISGGRDDTIKTWNIRTGKLLRSLDAHSDGVTSIAISPDGKLIVSGGITTPTMKVWDLRTQLMLNIGSEHTQPVETVAISSDGRLIASGSDDRTIKLWDLHTLKLLDTIAAHSGFVSKVAISPDMQTLVSAGGGGDDNTIRLINLQTKKTRHILKGHKTGIDAIAITPDSKKLVTGSFGQLVSRNRAISTLKLWNLQTGKLLHEFPDNFSSVESLTISPDGKILICGNFDGSIKLWSLETLKLLHTFQDGSSSVLGLALSPDGKTLASSNEDGTIHIWQIN from the coding sequence ATGAAATTATTAAATTTTCTCAAGTCCAAACTAGCTATTACAGCCTTAGCGATGCCTGCGGCGGTAAACTACGCAGTAAACATGACTGTGATTGTCATTGATGTACATTCTTCCGGTTCAAATCCCCCCATTGTTAAGAGTACAATTACCCAGCCTCAAATACATATTCAACTTGTTCATACACTGACTGGACATAAAAAAGCGATTTTTGGTGTTCCAGCAATTGTCATTAGCCCCGATGGGCAAACCCTGATTAGTGGAGGTAGAGATGATACAATTAAAACCTGGAATATACGTACTGGAAAATTACTGCGTAGTTTAGACGCTCACTCAGATGGTGTTACATCAATTGCTATTAGTCCAGATGGCAAGCTGATTGTAAGTGGTGGGATAACTACCCCAACAATGAAGGTTTGGGATTTACGCACTCAATTAATGCTTAACATCGGAAGTGAACATACCCAGCCAGTAGAAACCGTTGCTATTAGTTCAGATGGTAGATTGATTGCTAGTGGCAGTGACGATCGCACAATCAAACTTTGGGATTTACACACGCTTAAGCTGCTTGATACTATTGCTGCACACTCAGGCTTTGTAAGTAAGGTTGCAATTAGCCCTGATATGCAAACCCTTGTAAGTGCTGGGGGTGGCGGCGATGACAATACAATTAGGCTCATTAATCTGCAAACTAAAAAAACACGCCATATTCTCAAAGGACACAAAACCGGAATTGATGCTATTGCCATTACTCCAGATAGCAAAAAGCTAGTCACTGGGAGTTTTGGTCAACTTGTTTCTCGAAATCGTGCAATTAGCACCCTGAAGTTATGGAATCTTCAAACTGGAAAATTGCTGCATGAGTTTCCTGACAATTTTAGTTCAGTTGAATCTCTTACCATCAGCCCCGATGGAAAAATTCTAATCTGCGGTAATTTTGATGGCAGTATTAAACTGTGGAGTTTAGAGACTTTGAAACTCTTGCACACTTTTCAGGATGGTTCCAGTTCCGTTTTAGGGCTTGCTCTTAGCCCAGATGGTAAAACCCTCGCTAGTAGCAATGAGGATGGCACTATCCATATTTGGCAAATTAACTAA
- a CDS encoding pentapeptide repeat-containing protein — protein sequence MKNIISIGWNSWLKRHKESILLFDSIAAASEIAFMLNGQWDGCNGVIIDKCDEVAVNTATKLLEAAWCYQGASKAVLDRIATDEILRRYAMGEKFFINANLRCAVLPSAKLSEINLSYAKLSWADLSQANLSKADLTAADLSEANLSGADLSKAYLMRANLKGADLQLADMRGANLSSANLSEVNLTNADLTGANLSLADLRGANFNFCNLSGANLTGAKLIESDLAFARQ from the coding sequence ATGAAAAATATTATCTCGATTGGTTGGAATAGCTGGTTAAAAAGGCACAAGGAATCTATTTTACTATTTGACTCAATTGCTGCCGCTAGTGAAATTGCCTTTATGCTTAACGGTCAGTGGGATGGCTGCAATGGTGTGATAATAGATAAATGTGATGAGGTAGCTGTTAACACTGCTACCAAACTATTAGAAGCTGCATGGTGTTATCAAGGCGCATCCAAAGCTGTTTTAGACAGAATAGCAACTGATGAAATTTTACGCCGTTATGCAATGGGAGAAAAATTTTTTATTAATGCTAATTTGAGGTGTGCAGTACTTCCATCAGCGAAATTGAGCGAAATTAATCTAAGTTATGCAAAGTTGAGTTGGGCAGACCTCAGTCAAGCCAATCTAAGTAAAGCTGATTTAACAGCAGCAGACCTAAGTGAAGCTAATTTAAGTGGAGCCGACTTGAGTAAGGCATATTTAATGAGGGCAAACCTAAAGGGGGCAGACCTTCAATTAGCAGATATGAGGGGGGCTAATTTAAGTAGTGCTAACTTAAGTGAAGTTAACCTTACTAATGCAGATTTAACAGGAGCTAATTTATCGTTAGCTGACCTCAGAGGGGCAAATTTTAACTTCTGCAATTTGAGTGGGGCTAACCTCACAGGTGCTAAGTTAATTGAAAGTGACTTAGCTTTTGCTAGACAGTAA
- a CDS encoding aldo/keto reductase, producing MQTLQKLTLPSMGCGTWAWGNQLLWGYHESMDHQLQAVFNLCVSNGVTLFDTGDSYGTGRLNGRSELLLGRFSQEYVGLGKENICIATKIAAYPWRWTRKSMVEACKSSAQRLGRNVDLVQMHWSTANYAPWQEGGLLDGLADLYEQRLVKGVGLSNYGPKRLKQVQKKFAERGVPISTLQVQYSLLSTYPVTQLKLKDLCDELGIKLIAYSPLALGLLTGKYSEQGPLPKGIRGLLFRQILPGMRSLLACLQEVAHSRNKTMSQVAINWCICKGTIPIPGAKSVEQARENIGALGWQLNASEIAELDRAAANADKKMVQNIFQTK from the coding sequence ATGCAGACTCTCCAAAAACTTACACTCCCAAGTATGGGCTGCGGGACTTGGGCCTGGGGCAACCAACTGCTTTGGGGATATCACGAAAGTATGGATCACCAATTACAAGCGGTGTTTAACCTTTGTGTAAGCAACGGTGTGACTTTATTTGATACAGGTGATTCTTACGGAACTGGCAGATTAAATGGTCGCAGTGAGCTACTTCTGGGACGATTCAGCCAAGAATATGTAGGTTTAGGCAAAGAAAATATTTGTATTGCGACTAAGATTGCTGCTTACCCGTGGAGATGGACACGTAAATCAATGGTAGAGGCTTGCAAGTCATCTGCCCAACGTTTGGGAAGAAACGTAGATTTGGTACAAATGCATTGGTCTACAGCGAATTATGCTCCTTGGCAAGAGGGAGGACTGTTAGATGGACTTGCCGATTTGTATGAGCAAAGACTAGTTAAGGGAGTGGGACTATCCAATTATGGGCCTAAACGGCTTAAGCAAGTGCAGAAAAAGTTTGCTGAACGAGGCGTTCCTATTAGTACTTTGCAAGTTCAATACTCTTTGTTGTCTACATATCCTGTCACCCAACTAAAGCTCAAAGACCTTTGTGATGAGTTGGGAATTAAACTTATTGCTTACAGCCCTCTGGCTTTGGGGCTATTGACTGGGAAATACTCTGAGCAAGGCCCTTTGCCCAAAGGCATCCGAGGTCTGCTATTTAGGCAGATATTACCAGGAATGCGATCGCTTTTGGCATGTTTACAAGAGGTGGCACACTCCAGAAACAAAACTATGTCTCAGGTAGCAATTAATTGGTGCATCTGTAAAGGAACCATCCCTATTCCTGGAGCAAAGAGCGTGGAACAGGCTAGGGAGAATATTGGTGCATTGGGTTGGCAATTAAACGCCAGCGAGATTGCTGAGTTGGATAGGGCAGCAGCGAATGCAGACAAAAAAATGGTACAAAATATATTTCAAACTAAGTAA
- a CDS encoding Npun_F0296 family exosortase-dependent surface protein, which yields MLTLQKLSLALVGTAIFSMSTNPAGAVSLTIGNSTSVAGEGQKTNILGTKTIDFNLGTATDPNGFATYSGSNGIVKGSITNQYATPLGDNSYYLTVAPSGLQNIPGSGNETITFANPIDYFGFYWGSIDAYNSVSVYSGSNLITTFNGKSVPGASADGNQTSLTNNVYVNFLANTSKGETFDKVVFSSTGIAFETDNHSYRLASVPEPTTILGLLAFGVVSVGSFMKRKSKLV from the coding sequence ATGCTTACTCTTCAAAAACTATCATTAGCCTTAGTTGGAACAGCAATTTTTTCCATGAGTACTAACCCAGCCGGCGCTGTTAGCCTGACTATAGGAAATTCTACATCTGTTGCAGGAGAAGGTCAAAAAACTAATATTCTAGGAACTAAAACGATCGACTTCAATTTAGGGACAGCAACCGATCCAAACGGATTTGCTACTTACTCTGGAAGCAATGGAATTGTCAAAGGGAGTATAACTAATCAATATGCTACTCCCTTGGGTGATAACAGCTATTACTTAACAGTTGCGCCCTCAGGACTTCAGAATATTCCAGGAAGTGGTAATGAAACTATTACCTTTGCTAATCCTATTGATTACTTTGGGTTCTACTGGGGGTCTATAGACGCATATAACTCTGTTTCGGTCTATAGCGGAAGTAATCTAATAACAACATTTAATGGCAAATCTGTTCCAGGCGCTTCAGCCGATGGTAATCAGACTAGTCTGACAAATAATGTTTATGTTAATTTTTTAGCAAATACTAGTAAAGGAGAGACTTTTGATAAAGTAGTTTTCAGTTCAACTGGTATTGCATTTGAAACTGATAACCATAGTTATAGGCTAGCTAGTGTCCCTGAACCTACTACAATATTGGGCTTATTAGCGTTCGGCGTTGTGAGTGTTGGTTCATTTATGAAACGGAAATCAAAGTTAGTTTAA
- the ilvA gene encoding threonine ammonia-lyase, biosynthetic gives MFCDYLIQILTARVYDVAQETPLEYAPNLSARLNNQLLLKREDMQSVFSFKLRGAYNKMVQLPPDILAQGVIAASAGNHAQGVALAASRLGTKAIIVMPVTTPQVKVDAVRMRGGAVVLHGNTYDDAYSYARELEIEKGLTFIHPFDDPHVIAGQGTIGMEILRQYQQPIHAIFVAIGGGGLISGIGAYVKRLRPEIKIIGVEPVDADAMSQSLKAGHRVRLSQVGLFADGVAVREVGEETFRLCQQYVDEIILVDTDDTCAAIKDVFEDTRSILEPAGALAIAAAKAYTEREQIEGQTLIAVACGANMNFDRLRFVAERAELGERREAIFAVTIPEERGSIRQFCECIGNRNLTEFNYRIADEKTAHIFVGVQIQNRADAAKMVENFEAQGFETLDLTDDELTKLHLRHMVGGHSPLAHNELLYRFEFPERPGALMKFVTSMSPDWNISLFHYRNNGSDYGRIVVGIQVPPHEMGEWQAFLDNLGYRYWDENKNPAYKLFLG, from the coding sequence ATGTTTTGCGACTACCTCATCCAAATCTTGACTGCCCGTGTGTATGATGTTGCCCAAGAAACACCACTGGAGTATGCCCCAAACTTGTCTGCGCGGCTGAATAATCAACTGCTGCTGAAACGTGAGGATATGCAGTCAGTATTTTCCTTTAAACTGCGGGGTGCTTATAACAAGATGGTGCAACTGCCACCAGATATATTAGCCCAGGGTGTAATTGCCGCATCTGCGGGAAATCATGCTCAGGGAGTCGCCCTTGCAGCCAGTCGCTTAGGAACCAAAGCGATTATCGTTATGCCAGTAACCACGCCCCAAGTCAAGGTGGACGCAGTTAGAATGAGGGGGGGAGCAGTCGTCTTACATGGAAACACCTACGACGATGCTTATAGCTATGCCCGTGAATTAGAAATAGAAAAAGGTTTGACGTTTATTCATCCTTTTGATGATCCTCATGTCATTGCTGGACAGGGAACAATTGGGATGGAAATTTTACGACAATATCAGCAACCCATCCATGCGATTTTTGTAGCGATTGGAGGGGGCGGATTAATTTCTGGGATTGGGGCTTATGTAAAACGCTTGCGTCCCGAAATCAAGATTATTGGCGTTGAACCAGTAGATGCTGATGCGATGTCTCAATCGCTAAAAGCTGGACATCGGGTGCGCTTGTCTCAAGTAGGGTTATTTGCTGATGGTGTGGCGGTGCGAGAAGTAGGTGAAGAAACCTTCCGTTTGTGTCAGCAGTATGTAGATGAAATTATTTTGGTGGATACAGATGATACTTGTGCTGCGATTAAAGACGTGTTTGAGGATACGCGATCAATTTTAGAACCAGCCGGTGCATTAGCGATCGCAGCTGCTAAAGCATACACAGAACGAGAGCAAATCGAGGGACAAACCTTAATTGCTGTAGCTTGTGGGGCAAACATGAATTTTGATCGTCTCCGCTTTGTGGCAGAACGGGCAGAGTTGGGCGAACGCCGCGAAGCCATCTTTGCAGTCACAATTCCAGAGGAACGGGGAAGTATTCGCCAGTTTTGTGAATGTATTGGCAATCGTAATCTTACCGAGTTTAATTATCGCATTGCCGATGAAAAAACAGCCCATATTTTTGTCGGTGTGCAAATTCAAAATCGTGCTGATGCTGCCAAGATGGTAGAAAACTTTGAAGCTCAAGGATTTGAAACTCTTGATTTAACAGACGACGAACTAACTAAATTACATCTGCGGCACATGGTAGGTGGGCATTCTCCCTTAGCTCATAATGAATTGCTCTACCGTTTTGAGTTTCCCGAACGTCCTGGCGCATTGATGAAGTTTGTTACTTCCATGAGTCCCGACTGGAATATTAGTCTTTTTCACTACCGCAACAACGGGTCAGACTACGGTCGAATCGTTGTTGGTATCCAGGTTCCCCCGCACGAGATGGGAGAGTGGCAAGCTTTTCTTGATAATCTGGGCTATCGCTATTGGGATGAGAATAAGAATCCGGCATACAAGCTGTTTTTGGGCTAG
- a CDS encoding transposase family protein, producing the protein MVSGFKSPNNSLAKNSKVLSIANATALTEKMESIFSEIKDPRVKRNRVHLLTDILIIAILSVIAGSRGWEDMENYGLSKYEWLEQFLKLPEGIPCADTFRRVFERIIF; encoded by the coding sequence ATGGTATCGGGTTTCAAGTCTCCTAATAATTCTCTTGCTAAAAACTCAAAGGTATTGAGTATAGCGAATGCGACTGCGTTAACAGAAAAGATGGAATCAATTTTTAGCGAAATCAAAGACCCCCGTGTAAAAAGAAACCGTGTGCATTTATTAACAGATATTTTAATCATTGCAATATTATCAGTAATTGCAGGATCTCGTGGATGGGAGGACATGGAGAATTATGGTTTGAGTAAATACGAATGGTTGGAGCAGTTTTTAAAATTACCTGAAGGTATCCCCTGTGCAGATACATTTCGCCGAGTTTTTGAGCGGATTATATTTTAG
- a CDS encoding chromophore lyase CpcT/CpeT yields MTHSTDIATLARWMAADFSNQEQAFENPPFYAHIRVCIRPLPLELFSGVSLFLEQAYDFMLNQPYRMRVMKLIPAENHIVIEHYTVKEEQKFYGASRDPERLKGLSVDQLEKMSGCNMVVEWTGNSFKGRVEPGKCCIVVRDGKNTYLDNEFEIDAQKFYSLDRGRDLDTDEHLWGSIAGPFHFVRWGSFADEVKV; encoded by the coding sequence GTGACTCATTCTACTGATATTGCCACTTTAGCCCGGTGGATGGCAGCTGATTTTAGTAATCAAGAACAAGCTTTTGAAAATCCGCCTTTTTATGCCCACATTCGCGTGTGTATCCGTCCCCTTCCGTTGGAATTGTTCTCAGGAGTAAGTTTGTTTCTAGAACAAGCTTATGATTTTATGCTCAATCAACCCTACCGGATGAGGGTAATGAAGTTGATTCCGGCAGAAAACCACATTGTTATTGAACACTACACGGTTAAAGAAGAACAAAAATTTTACGGTGCATCTCGCGATCCTGAACGTTTAAAAGGTTTATCCGTTGACCAATTGGAAAAAATGTCAGGTTGCAATATGGTTGTAGAGTGGACAGGTAACAGCTTTAAAGGCAGGGTTGAACCTGGAAAATGCTGCATTGTGGTTCGTGACGGCAAAAATACTTATCTGGATAACGAATTTGAGATTGACGCTCAAAAATTTTACAGCCTCGACCGGGGAAGGGATTTAGACACTGATGAACATCTGTGGGGTTCTATCGCCGGGCCATTTCACTTTGTCAGATGGGGTAGTTTTGCCGATGAAGTCAAGGTGTAA
- the thrC gene encoding threonine synthase, with product MTLSLSVAKSHRQPWPGLIEAYREYLPVSEKTPIVTLLEGNTPLIPAPAIAERIGRQVRVFVKYDGLNPTGSFKDRGMTMAISKAKEAGAKAVICASTGNTSAAAAAYARRGGMNAFVLIPDGYVALGKLAQALLYGAEVLAIKGNFDQALEIVREMAESYPVTLVNSVNPYRLEGQKTAAFEIVDVLGDAPDWLCIPVGNAGNITAYWMGFCQYHQDGKCDRLPRMMGFQAAGAAPLVTGQPVANPETLATAIRIGNPASWELAIAAQTASQGNFHAVTDAEILDAYRLLAASEGIFCEPASAASVAGLLQVKDQVPTGATVVCVLTGNGLKDPDTAIKHNHSQFKQGIAAKLGAVAEAMGF from the coding sequence GTGACTTTGAGCCTGTCTGTTGCTAAATCTCATCGCCAACCCTGGCCCGGACTGATAGAAGCCTATCGAGAATATTTACCTGTCAGCGAAAAAACTCCGATTGTAACTCTGTTGGAGGGTAACACACCCCTAATACCAGCGCCTGCGATCGCAGAACGCATTGGCAGACAAGTGCGGGTTTTTGTAAAATATGACGGTCTCAATCCCACCGGCAGCTTCAAAGACCGAGGGATGACTATGGCAATTTCCAAAGCCAAAGAAGCAGGCGCGAAAGCAGTAATTTGTGCCAGTACGGGTAACACCTCAGCCGCCGCCGCCGCTTATGCAAGGCGTGGGGGTATGAATGCCTTTGTGCTGATTCCCGACGGTTATGTGGCGCTGGGTAAATTAGCCCAAGCTTTACTGTACGGTGCAGAAGTATTGGCAATTAAAGGGAATTTTGACCAAGCCTTAGAAATTGTCCGCGAGATGGCTGAAAGCTATCCAGTGACTTTGGTAAATTCCGTCAATCCCTACCGCCTAGAAGGGCAGAAAACAGCAGCCTTTGAAATTGTCGATGTGCTGGGTGATGCGCCAGACTGGCTGTGTATCCCCGTGGGGAATGCAGGAAATATCACAGCATATTGGATGGGCTTTTGTCAATATCATCAAGATGGGAAGTGCGATCGCTTACCCCGAATGATGGGATTCCAAGCCGCAGGTGCAGCCCCTTTAGTGACCGGTCAGCCAGTAGCAAATCCCGAAACCCTAGCCACAGCAATTCGGATTGGCAACCCTGCGAGTTGGGAATTAGCGATCGCAGCCCAAACCGCAAGTCAGGGAAATTTCCACGCCGTTACCGATGCCGAAATTCTCGACGCTTATCGACTTTTGGCAGCATCAGAAGGTATCTTCTGCGAACCTGCTAGCGCCGCTTCTGTAGCCGGATTGTTGCAAGTGAAAGACCAAGTTCCTACAGGGGCGACAGTGGTTTGTGTCCTCACCGGTAATGGTCTAAAAGACCCAGATACAGCCATTAAACACAATCACAGTCAATTTAAACAGGGTATTGCAGCAAAACTGGGTGCAGTAGCCGAAGCAATGGGATTTTAA
- a CDS encoding iron uptake porin has product MLAWLLIAGVNGVSQKALAQKYTGTTQAQESIDLNSSSLSPVNPMAQVTSVSQLKDVQPNDWAFQALQSLVERYGCITGYPDSSYRGNRALTRYEFAAGVNACLDRVNELITTATSDLVTRKDLAILQKLQSEFTPEIATLRGRVNSLEAKTAEIEANQFSTTTKLSGLLIVGIQGRTSNRGDVNPRDGQKETDDAGTNTNVISLAQLYLTSQITPRSYLFTGLLDGKGKTTPRFTNSVSRNDVLLGYEFPTDSLIVSDLNFHWLVTDKLAVMVGTEGVSMPAAFRGPNRVESAATGPLSYFAQRNPILNMGYGHGGIAIDWQFAKRASMQAIYTSYQPGNPGKGSGLFDGTTTTGVQLLLTPTNTLDLSLYYVNNYSSDGCLLTFVGDECLTTVNTTTGKSAPLQTNAVGATVTWQISPRISAGAWGGYTKSYIPGQSGNVETTNYMVFLNFPDLLKKGNLGGIYVGQPPKITSSNLPVGNNVPDFINTGLGRAGGQPGTTTQIEAFYRFQLTDNISITPGIIHIMEPGHTPDSDSVTIGILRSTFLF; this is encoded by the coding sequence ATGCTCGCATGGTTACTAATTGCGGGAGTAAATGGAGTTTCACAAAAAGCACTAGCACAAAAATACACAGGAACTACTCAGGCGCAGGAGAGTATAGATTTAAATTCTTCTTCCCTCTCTCCAGTAAATCCGATGGCACAAGTTACATCGGTTTCTCAACTTAAGGATGTACAACCCAACGATTGGGCATTCCAAGCATTACAATCTTTGGTAGAACGCTATGGTTGTATAACTGGCTATCCAGATAGCAGCTATCGCGGTAATCGTGCCTTAACTCGGTATGAATTCGCGGCCGGAGTGAATGCTTGTTTAGATAGAGTCAACGAATTAATCACTACAGCCACCAGCGATTTAGTCACCCGCAAAGATTTAGCAATATTACAAAAATTGCAGTCAGAATTTACCCCTGAAATAGCAACTTTGCGAGGTCGTGTCAATAGTTTAGAAGCCAAAACTGCCGAAATCGAAGCCAACCAATTCTCAACAACAACCAAACTCAGTGGACTACTAATAGTTGGTATTCAAGGACGGACTAGCAATCGTGGTGATGTAAATCCTAGAGATGGACAAAAAGAAACAGATGATGCAGGGACAAACACTAATGTCATATCCCTGGCGCAACTATATTTAACTAGTCAAATCACTCCCCGTAGTTATTTATTTACAGGTCTTTTAGATGGTAAAGGAAAAACTACACCTAGATTTACCAATAGTGTTTCCCGGAATGATGTTTTACTTGGTTACGAATTTCCTACAGATAGCTTAATTGTAAGTGACCTCAATTTTCATTGGCTGGTGACAGATAAATTAGCAGTAATGGTGGGAACAGAAGGCGTAAGTATGCCAGCTGCTTTCCGAGGCCCCAATCGGGTAGAAAGTGCTGCAACAGGGCCATTGTCTTATTTTGCCCAAAGAAACCCAATTTTAAATATGGGATACGGTCACGGTGGTATAGCTATTGATTGGCAATTTGCTAAACGCGCTAGTATGCAGGCAATTTATACTAGTTATCAACCAGGAAATCCCGGTAAAGGTAGCGGTTTATTTGATGGAACCACCACTACAGGTGTGCAATTGCTGCTGACACCAACCAATACTCTAGATTTAAGTTTATATTACGTTAATAATTACTCTTCGGATGGTTGTTTACTAACCTTTGTTGGTGATGAATGCTTAACTACAGTTAATACCACTACCGGAAAATCAGCACCACTGCAAACTAACGCCGTAGGTGCGACTGTAACTTGGCAAATTTCTCCCCGCATTAGCGCAGGTGCATGGGGTGGTTATACTAAATCTTATATTCCTGGGCAATCCGGAAATGTAGAGACAACAAATTATATGGTGTTTCTGAATTTCCCTGATTTATTGAAGAAAGGAAATTTGGGGGGAATTTATGTCGGTCAACCTCCTAAAATCACCAGTAGCAACTTACCTGTAGGGAATAATGTTCCTGATTTTATCAATACTGGTTTAGGACGTGCAGGTGGACAACCAGGAACGACCACTCAAATTGAGGCATTTTATCGTTTTCAGCTAACAGATAACATCAGCATTACACCAGGAATAATTCATATTATGGAGCCTGGTCACACACCAGATAGTGATTCAGTTACCATCGGTATTCTGCGGAGTACTTTTCTTTTTTAA
- a CDS encoding ubiquitin-like small modifier protein 1, which translates to MAVTVLVPTTLQNLTNNQATLESSGSTIAELLDSLEQSFPGIKSRLCDEEGKLRRFVNFYVDSEDIRYLDGINTALKDGDEVSIVPAVAGG; encoded by the coding sequence ATGGCTGTAACAGTTTTAGTTCCTACGACTCTTCAGAATTTGACTAATAATCAAGCTACTCTCGAATCTAGCGGTAGCACCATTGCTGAATTATTAGACTCTTTAGAACAAAGCTTTCCTGGGATAAAATCGCGGTTGTGCGATGAAGAAGGAAAGCTACGTCGGTTTGTAAATTTTTACGTCGATAGCGAAGATATCCGGTATTTAGATGGTATAAACACAGCACTGAAAGATGGCGATGAAGTAAGTATTGTTCCTGCTGTCGCCGGTGGTTAA